In Brachypodium distachyon strain Bd21 chromosome 2, Brachypodium_distachyon_v3.0, whole genome shotgun sequence, one genomic interval encodes:
- the LOC100838694 gene encoding long chain acyl-CoA synthetase 4 isoform X1: MAMQHVVKVDEGRPAADGRPSVGPTYRSAFARDGFPAPVPGLESCYDIFRMAVEKYPNNRMLGRREIVDGKAGAYVWKTYKEVFGIANKIGNSIRSHGLTKGSRCGIYGANSPEWIITMEACNAHGIYCVPLYDTLGAGAIEFILCHAEVEIAFAEEKKVQELLKTFPKSTEFLKTIVSFGNVTQEQKEEVSKYGLSIYSWDEFLSLAGDQEFDLPVKQKTDICTIMYTSGTTGDPKGVLISNASIISLIAGVDRLLNSVNERLEETDVYMSYLPLAHIFDRVVEELFMFHGASIGFWRGDVKLLVEDIGVLKPTILCAVPRVLDRIFSGLQAKISAGGFIKSTMFSLAYKFKQFRMMRGAKHNEAAAICDKVVFSKVKEGLGGNVRVILSGAAPLATHVEEYLRVVTCAHVLQGYGLTETCAGSFVSLPNQMSMIGTVGPPVPNIDARLESVPEMNYDALASTPRGEICIKGETLFSGYYRREDLTQEVLVDGWFHTGDIGEWQPDGSMKIIDRKKNIFKLSQGEYVAVENLENIYGVVSAIDSIWVYGNSFESFLVAVVNPNKEALESWAEGNGISGDFEALCENPKAKEYILGELSKTGKEKKLKGFEFIRAVHLDPVPFDMERDLITPTYKRKRPQLLKYYQTVRKPVRWILGCL, translated from the exons ATGGCGATGCAGCACGTGGTGAAGGTCGACGAGGGCCGCCCGGCCGCCGACGGCCGGCCCTCCGTGGGGCCCACGTACCGGAGCGCCTTCGCCCGCGACGGCTTCCCGGCCCCAGTCCCCGGCCTCGAGAGCTGCTACGACATCTTCCG AATGGCCGTGGAGAAGTATCCAAACAACAGAATGCTTGGCCGCCGTGAGATTGTTGATGGGAAG GCTGGTGCTTACGTTTGGAAGACATATAAGGAGGTGTTTGGCATTGCAAATAAGATTGGCAACTCTATTAGGAGCCATGGACTCACGAAG GGTAGTCGATGTGGTATATACGGCGCTAATAGTCCTGAATGGATTATTACGATGGAG GCTTGCAATGCCCATGGAATCTACTGTGTTCCATTATACGACACTCTTG GAGCTGGTGCGATAGAGTTTATTTTGTGCCACGCGGAAGTTGAGATTGCTTTTGcagaggaaaagaaagtcCAAGAA CTCTTGAAGACATTCCCCAAGTCAACTGAGTTCTTGAAAA CAATTGTGAGTTTTGGGAACGTTACACAGGAACAAAAGGAAGAAGTTTCCAAGTATGGGCTGTCCATATACTCATGGGATGAATTCCTTTCCTTG GCCGGTGACCAAGAATTTGATCTTCCAGTGAAGCAAAAGACAGATATATGTACTATAATGTATACTAGTGGAACTACTGGTGACCCCAAAGGTGTACTGATCTCCAATGCGAGCATTATTAGTCTCATCGCAGGTGTAGACCGTCTGCTTAATTCCGTAAACGAGCGG CTGGAGGAAACCGATGTTTATATGTCTTACCTTCCTCTTGCTCATATCTTTGACCGTGTTGTGGAAGAGCTGTTTATGTTCCATGGTGCATCTATTGGATTCTGGCGTGGG GATGTTAAGTTGCTGGTTGAAGATATTGGGGTACTGAAACCAACTATCTTATGTGCTGTTCCACGTGTTCTTGATCGGATATTTTCTG GGCTTCAAGCTAAAATTTCAGCTGGTGGTTTTATAAAGAGCACAATGTTCAGTCTTGCTTACAAATT CAAGCAGTTTAGAATGATGAGGGGAGCTAAGCACAATGAAGCTGCTGCAATATGTGACAAAGTGGTTTTCAGTAAG GTGAAAGAAGGTCTTGGAGGAAATGTTCGTGTCATTCTATCTGGAGCTGCCCCACTTGCCACTCATGTCGAAGAATACCTGCGAGTGGTGACATGTGCACATGTCTTACAAGGATATG GTCTCACGGAAACTTGTGCTGGATCATTTGTGTCACTACCAAATCAGATGTCCATGATTGGAACTGTTGGTCCTCCAGTGCCAAATATCGATGCCCGTCTAGAATCTGTCCCTGAAATGAATTATGATGCACTCGCAAGCACTCCTCGTGGAGAAATCTGCATCAAGGGAGAAACATTATTCTCAGGGTACTACAGGCGTGAAGACCTTACGCAGGAGGTCTTGGTTGATGGATGGTTCCATACTG GAGACATTGGTGAGTGGCAACCTGATGGAAGTATGAAAATCATAGACCGCAAAAAGAATATCTTCAAGCTTTCACAAGGAGAATATGTGGCAGTTGAAAATTTAGAGAACATCTATGGCGTTGTTTCTGCTATTGACTCG ATATGGGTATATGGGAATAGTTTTGAGTCATTCCTTGTTGCTGTGGTCAATCCTAACAAGGAAGCTCTTGAGAGCTGGGCTGAGGGAAATGGAATCAGTGGTGATTTTGAGGCACTGTGTGAAAATccaaaagcaaaagaataCATTCTAGGAGAACTTTCGAAAAcaggaaaagagaagaag CTCAAAGGTTTTGAATTCATAAGAGCTGTACATCTCGATCCCGTGCCGTTTGACATGGAACGTGACTTGATCACTCCAACATACAAAAGGAAGCGGCCGCAGTTGCTCAAGTACTACCAG ACCGTCAGAAAACCAGTACGGTGGATTCTTGGATGCCTCTGA
- the LOC100838094 gene encoding zinc finger CCCH domain-containing protein 13, translated as MPRNSRHRSHRSHKRGGSAERSESDGEDVGAPGAREEATSVARVPRDPEPERRRSSSGKEVVSSGYGYTEHGKKRKDRVEEMVVDVVSDRWNSGVCEDHLVEKRSKSEVFGPVDVEKLAEKPKGSGDESKRSSRRTVGLDERVDEVVSKSDSGKRRPEKEKDLGRRESSGQYKDDRDRERDREKEKEWERLKERERERGRDRERDKEREREKERERERERERDKDRDRERERERDRERERERQKDREREKKDYDSKHERYEDGSARKSGSKTSRAEEEGYSYKRHMEINETPAKERYSNPDRETDKHSRRKEDSEDKDKWTTDNRDSDDRKTLSRYDHGKVRSSKEQRFEDDKYKQKYKDDYERDKRQQDDKCLDERLTRDHGGDRADYKSTKDGHRISEGHYRKDIVQDIDRYDDYGSRYKENRGRKRPPEENDDQYDLKTPSAREPRGNLEKSSGSGRLDSLIERARSEHRHPENVDSSPSKIHARSSPSSNPHHEKDQSWHGSKLTDHTKREIPYDERSIRPRTSSGRERTPASRLRDRDTDNWSSERLKQKDDLQSRDIPLEISASSQYDRTPRKDTHPSPKQLSEKSPSSNDQRFSGRLSGGRSLDNKGERSILPKYRDREGDLTLERSLHQDRTPARMPYREPTPSASSISRGGHFPGTSPNHPLVPPARHRGDDSSFSGSHDDDRRPQSGDRRFHGHQKRNDMSSGRGHGHAWNNAPSWPSPVANGFVPMQHGAAGFHPPVHQFHPPPMFNLRPQMKLNQPGVSYPMHDAVDRFSPHMRPFGWPNSLDESCPPHLQVWNGGTGVFGGEPYMYGRQEWDQNKLHAGSRGWEPTGDALKGQNELPDTELPVAKMEPDCLATSVSESSGGQYNLHPYAEQKEIDHSISEKTEAKGDTKSAMKNLEAPQGTTLRASKLSSNDGAVFSKNYLSRISVSHDLAEPELYKRCISLLGNLGIANGVPQVVRNGLIQNNGNAGRITGKHGSPNLLGSFCVKSNNTIFQRAMALHKNQTEKAVVPTQVFVQADRKMDLTEDNHDVTEMMDHSPPKESTVSRTALHCPADVMEGTPLKPMHGDGMGVTPQATTESGDVDAPPAITESCDVEMSPAVTGPGEDTEVVALPAITEPDKNIDDLSPPAIAEPADGVPQVISEHVDGSQEAPSAPEELGDAMDIVPPAVTKQPGQGEDSHAVGSPPGGQETVFIMHEGVEKGMQGDADKVIDDIPGDAEVNASNFVSELDVVARGAQDCEGLLVERGVNLSRIPNSPESTH; from the exons ATGCCTCGGAACTCGCGCCACAGGTCGCACCGGTCGCACAAGCGGGGCGGGTCGGCGGAGCGGTCAGAGTCCGATGGAGAGGATGTGGGCGCCCCTGGCGCGCGGGAGGAGGCCACTTCGGTGGCTAGGGTTCCGCGAGATCCCGAGCCGGAGAGGCGGAGGTCGTCGTCGGGGAAGGAGGTGGTGAGCTCGGGGTACGGCTACACTGAGCatgggaagaagaggaaggataGAGTCGAGGAGATGGTGGTGGATGTGGTCAGCGACCGCTGGAACAGCGGCGTGTGCGAGGATCACTTGGTCGAGAAGAGGTCTAAGAGTGAGGTGTTTGGGCCGGTCGATGTGGAGAAGTTGGCGGAGAAGCCCAAGGGTTCGGGGGATGAGTCAAAGAGGTCAAGTCGGCGGACCGTGGGATTGGATGAGAGGGTTGATGAGGTTGTGTCGAAGAGTGATTCCGggaagcggcggccggagaaggagaaggacttgggaaggagggagagtAGTGGGCAGTACAAGGATGATAGAGAtagggagagagatagagaaaaggagaaagaatGGGAGAGGctgaaggagagagagagggaaagagGTAGGGATAGAGAGAGGGATAAGGAAAGAGAACgtgagaaggagagggagagagaacgGGAGAGGGAGCGGGATAAAGATAGGGATAGGGAGCGAGAGCGGGAGCGTGACAGGGAACGGGAGCGTGAGAGGCAAAAGGAccgggagagggagaagaaggacTATGATTCCAAGCATGAGAGGTATGAAGATGGTAGTGCAAGGAAGAGTGGCTCTAAAACTAGcagggcagaggaggagggttACTCATACAAGAGGCACATGGAGATCAATG AAACTCCAGCTAAAGAGAGATACAGTAATCCTGATAGAGAGACTGATAAACACAGCCGAAGAAAAGAAGACTCTGAAGATAAAGATAAGTGGACAACTGATAATAGAGACAGCGATGATAGGAAGACTCTGTCCAGGTATGATCACGGTAAGGTCAGGAGCTCTAAGGAACAAAGGTTTGAGGATGACAAGTATAAACAGAAGTACAAGGATGATTATGAGAGGGATAAAAGACAGCAAGATGACAAGTGTCTAGATGAGCGGTTGACCCGAGATCATGGAGGTGATAGGGCTGATTATAAGAGCACTAAAGATGGGCACAGAATTTCAGAGGGTCATTACAGAAAGGATATAGTTCAAGACATCGATCGTTATGATGATTATGGCAGTAGGTATAAGGAAAACAGAGGGAGGAAAAGACCCCCTGAGGAAAACGACGACCAGTATGATTTGAAGACTCCAAGCGCACGAGAGCCACGTGGGAATTTGGAAAAGTCTTCAGGCAGTGGGCGACTTGATTCTCTGATTGAGAGGGCAAGGTCTGAACATAGACATCCAGAAAATGTTGATTCTAGTCCGAGTAAAATTCATGCAAGAAGTTCACCTAGCTCAAATCCTCACCATGAGAAAGATCAAAGCTG GCATGGATCTAAACTGACGGATCATACAAAGAGAGAAATACCATATGATGAAAGAAGTATTCGACCAAGAACATCTTCAGGGAGGGAACGGACACCTGCTTCTAGACTGCGTGACAGGGATACAGACAATTGGTCTTCAGAAAGGCTCAAACAAAAGGATGATCTCCAGTCACGTGACATACCATTGGAAATTTCCGCTTCATCACAATATGATCGAACACCAAGGAAAGATACACATCCTTCACCAAAACAGTTGTCTGAAAAATCCCCATCTTCAAATGACCAAAGGTTTTCAGGTAGGCTTAGTGGTGGCCGCAGTCTTGATAATAAAGGGGAAAGGAGCATCCTTCCTAAATACAGGGATCGAGAGGGTGATTTAACCTTGGAACGGTCACTTCATCAAGATCGAACACCAGCTAGAATGCCTTACAGAGAGCCAACACCTTCTGCTTCATCCATAAGCAGAGGTGGCCATTTTCCAGGTACTTCCCCAAATCATCCACTGGTGCCACCTGCAAGGCACAGAGGTGATGATTCTTCCTTCTCGGGTTCACATGATGATGACCGTAGACCTCAGAGTGGAGACAGGAGGTTCCATGGTCATCAGAAGAGGAATGATATGAGTTCTGGACGTGGGCATGGGCATGCCTGGAATAATGCACCAAGCTGGCCTTCTCCAGTTGCAAATGGTTTTGTCCCCATGCAGCATGGTGCTGCTGGATTTCACCCACCTGTACATCAGTTTCATCCCCCACCTATGTTTAACCTTAGGCCCCAAATGAAATTGAACCAACCTGGAGTGTCATATCCTATGCATGATGCAGTTGACAGGTTTTCGCCCCACATGCGCCCATTTGGGTGGCCTAATTCACTTGATGAATCATGCCCCCCTCACCTGCAAGTTTGGAATGGTGGCACTGGTGTATTTGGGGGTGAACCCTATATGTATGGTAGGCAAGAGTGGGATCAGAACAAGCTGCATGCTGGCAGCAGAGGGTGGGAGCCAACTGGTGATGCATTGAAGGGACAAAACGAATTGCCTGACACTGAACTCCCTGTTGCTAAAATGGAGCCTGACTGTTTAGCAACATCTGTTTCAGAGTCTTCTGGTGGACAGTATAATCTTCATCCTTATGCCGAGCAGAAAGAAATAGACCACTCCATTTCAGAAAAGACTGAAGCTAAGGGTGATACTAAAAGTGCTATGAAAAATTTGGAAGCACCTCAAGGAACAACACTCAGGGCGTCTAAGTTGTCAAGTAATGATGGTGCAGTGTTTTCTAAGAATTATTTATCCAGAATTAGTGTATCACATGATCTTGCTGAGCCAGAGTTATACAAAAGGTGCATATCCCTGCTGGGAAACCTGGGCATAGCAAATGgtgtccctcaggtggttagGAATGGGCTTATCCAG AACAATGGAAATGCTGGAAGGATAACTGGAAAACATGGAAGCCCCAATCTGCTGGGTTCATTTTGTGTAAAGAGCAACAATACTATTTTTCAG AGAGCTATGGCCCTTCACAAGAACCAGACAGAAAAGGCTGTGGTTCCTACTCAAGTCTTTGTGCAAGCTGACAGGAAAATGGACTTAACAGAAGATAATCATGATGTCACAGAAATGATGGACCACTCTCCACCAAAGGAATCAACGGTGAGTAGAACTGCTCTTCACTGTCCTGCTGATGTTATGGAAGGGACACCGTTAAAACCGATGCATGGTGATGGTATGGGGGTGACGCCTCAAGCAACTACAGAATCTGGTGATGTGGATGCACCTCCAGCAATCACAGAATCTTGTGATGTCGAAATGTCTCCAGCAGTCACAGGACCTGGCGAGGATACTGAGGTGGTGGCACTTCCAGCAATCACAGAACCTGACAAAAACATCGATGATTTGTCACCTCCAGCAATAGCAGAACCTGCTGATGGTGTGCCCCAAGTAATCTCAGAACATGTCGACGGCTCACAGGAAGCTCCTTCAGCCCCCGAAGAATTGGGTGATGCCATGGACATTGTGCCACCAGCAGTCACAAAACAACCTGGCCAGGGCGAGGATTCTCATGCCGTTGGTAGTCCTCCTGGTGGTCAAGAGACTGTCTTCATCATGCATGAAGGAGTTGAAAAAGGCATGCAAGGAGATGCTGATAAGGTTATCGATGATATCCCTGGGGATGCAGAGGTGAATGCATCTAACTTCGTTTCAGAATTGGATGTTGTTGCAAGGGGCGCTCAGGATTGTGAAGGTTTGTTGGTGGAGAGGGGAGTAAATTTAAGTCGGATACCTAATTCTCCAGAAAGTACACATTGA
- the LOC100838390 gene encoding probable plastid-lipid-associated protein 14, chloroplastic produces the protein MPLAAAATVAAARPSPIGLPRPLCRASAHPRRRFRLQATSPASTPAPAPAPATADEGPGAGPCPVVRFDMADFTVADRVSVGLHGRSDEMIFEATVRDPSSELYGSTVVLRQLTSSQAKRRGRRALEVLKKLARRQIMYHSYAMQVHGYVTPSNVMEEGDGPFILVHGYHGSYSLRHWLQLSDWLPTLEATLALDEEQVRRVGDDSIGGPAVTRQLRLIRILMRDLLIGVNYLHSHGMAHTELRLENVHVSPVDKHVKVGILGNAVDFHDSDPNNSSVPSNNDRRKMMIAFDMRCVGFIMAKMVLKELMDSSTFLKFKSFLNKGNDPSCLREFLVPILSQNSPTGNIGLQMLDRHWGAGWNLLALLLATKSDNRISCLDALRHPFLCGPKWRISPSVNVVRWGLGSTAVRLAEDYIYGHHQRRRLAYFIELMEVLNPNSRTESWLHLLPGRWCLLYCTGRHIGLTLRQPTPRILMSDVFLTFAQTPESVDPVLSLASDIGFKIMPESDWPHDKSGTEGNLSVTTSARIAPGRIYINAEDSKDSRITSSRRYLHGKWGKASKMKELPASLPTASINVDEDEVDVSMTCGSTLNVNSARKVLQEVRTQTPPEMFDLSKIVCGTYIDSRLMILRGVNGSALLFIRSNCTSDS, from the exons ATGCCtctcgcggcggccgccaccgtcgccgctGCGCGCCCCTCCCCGATTGGCCTGCCCCGCCCGTTATGCCGCGCTTCCGCCCATCCACGCCGCCGGTTCCGGCTGCAGGCGACCtcgcccgcctccacgccggcacctgcgcccgcgccggcgacAGCGGACGAGGGACCCGGTGCGGGGCCGTGCCCCGTGGTTAGGTTCGACATGGCTGACTTCACTGTCGCCGACCGCGTCAGCGTCGGGCTCCACGGACGG TCGGATGAGATGATCTTCGAGGCCACGGTGCGCGATCCGAGCAG TGAGCTATACGGGTCAACGGTGGTGTTGAGGCAGCTGACGAGCTCGCAGGCCAAGCGCAGGGGCCGGCGCGCGCTAGAG gtgctgaagaagctggctcGCCGCCAGATCATGTACCACTCGTACGCGATGCAGGTCCATGGCTATGTCACTCCAAGCAATGTCATGGAGGAGGGCGATGGACCATTCATTTTGGTGCACGGG TACCATGGGAGTTACTCCTTGCGTCACTGGTTGCAACTCTCGGATTGGCTTCCAACCTTAGAAGCAACATTGGCATTGGATGAAGAACAAGTAAGGAGGGTAGGAGATGATTCGATTGGAGGACCTGCTGTTACTCGGCAGCTACGTCTAATCAGGATATTGATGAGAGACCTTCTGATTGGT GTAAATTATCTACATAGCCATGGAATGGCACATACTGAGCTTAGACTGGAGAATGTTCATGTAAGCCCAGTAGACAAGCATGTCAAA GTTGGTATTCTTGGGAATGCTGTTGATTTTCATGACAGTGATCCTAACAATAGTTCAGTACCAAGTAACAATGACAGACGAAAAATGATGATAGCATTTGACATGAG ATGCGTTGGTTTCATTATGGCAAAGATGGTTCTGAAAGAGCTCATGGATTCTTCAACATTCCTAAAATTCAAGTCATTCTTGAATAAG GGAAATGATCCATCATGTTTGCGCGAGTTCCTTGTACCTATTCTTAGCCAAAATTCTCCAACTGGGAATATTGGTCTGCAG ATGCTCGATAGACACTGGGGTGCTGGTTGGAACCTTTTGGCCTTATTGCTCGCAACAAAATCTGACAATAGGATAAG TTGCCTCGATGCACTGCGGCACCCCTTCCTTTGTGGACCTAAATGGAGAATAAGTCCATCAGTGAATGTTGTACGTTGGGGCTTGGGATCTACTGCTGTCCGCCTGGCTGAAGATTATATTTATGGGCATCACCAG CGTAGACGGTTAGCATATTTTATTGAGTTGATGGAAGTGCTAAACCCTAATTCAAGAACAGAG AGTTGGCTTCACCTCCTACCTGGTCGCTGGTGCCTCTTATACTGTACAGGAAGGCACATCGGTCTAACACTTCGTCAGCCTACCCCCAGAATCCTCATGAGTGACGTGTTCCTCACATTTGCACAAACTCCAGAGTCTGTTGACCCCGTTTTATCTCTGGCCTCAGATATTGGTTTCAAAATTATGCCAGAATCTGACTGGCCTCATGACAAATCTGGCACCGAAGGAAATTTGTCTGTTACAACATCAGCAAGGATAGCTCCTGGGAGGATCTATATTAATGCAGAAGATAGTAAAGACAGTAGGATCACATCTTCAAGGAGATATCTTCACGGCAAATGGGGAAAAGCTTCGAAAATGAAGGAGCTGCCTGCTAGCCTCCCCACCGCAAGCATTAATGTCGATGAAGACGAAGTTGATGTGTCAATGACTTGTGGCTCGACTTTGAATGTCAATTCTGCACGTAAAGTGCTGCAAGAGGTCCGTACTCAGACCCCACCGGAAATGTTCGATTTGTCAAAGATTGTTTGTGGTACATACATCGATTCAAGGTTGATGATTCTTCGTGGTGTTAATGGGTCGGCTTTACTTTTCATTAGATCGAATTGTACGTCAGACTCCTGA
- the LOC100838694 gene encoding long chain acyl-CoA synthetase 4 isoform X2 codes for MAMQHVVKVDEGRPAADGRPSVGPTYRSAFARDGFPAPVPGLESCYDIFRMAVEKYPNNRMLGRREIVDGKAGAYVWKTYKEVFGIANKIGNSIRSHGLTKGSRCGIYGANSPEWIITMEACNAHGIYCVPLYDTLGAGAIEFILCHAEVEIAFAEEKKVQELLKTFPKSTEFLKTIVSFGNVTQEQKEEVSKYGLSIYSWDEFLSLAGDQEFDLPVKQKTDICTIMYTSGTTGDPKGVLISNASIISLIAGVDRLLNSVNERLEETDVYMSYLPLAHIFDRVVEELFMFHGASIGFWRGDVKLLVEDIGVLKPTILCAVPRVLDRIFSGLQAKISAGGFIKSTMFSLAYKFKQFRMMRGAKHNEAAAICDKVVFSKVKEGLGGNVRVILSGAAPLATHVEEYLRVVTCAHVLQGYGLTETCAGSFVSLPNQMSMIGTVGPPVPNIDARLESVPEMNYDALASTPRGEICIKGETLFSGYYRREDLTQEVLVDGWFHTGDIGEWQPDGSMKIIDRKKNIFKLSQGEYVAVENLENIYGVVSAIDSIWVYGNSFESFLVAVVNPNKEALESWAEGNGISGDFEALCENPKAKEYILGELSKTGKEKKLKGFEFIRAVHLDPVPFDMERDLITPTYKRKRPQLLKYYQGIIDNMYKSAK; via the exons ATGGCGATGCAGCACGTGGTGAAGGTCGACGAGGGCCGCCCGGCCGCCGACGGCCGGCCCTCCGTGGGGCCCACGTACCGGAGCGCCTTCGCCCGCGACGGCTTCCCGGCCCCAGTCCCCGGCCTCGAGAGCTGCTACGACATCTTCCG AATGGCCGTGGAGAAGTATCCAAACAACAGAATGCTTGGCCGCCGTGAGATTGTTGATGGGAAG GCTGGTGCTTACGTTTGGAAGACATATAAGGAGGTGTTTGGCATTGCAAATAAGATTGGCAACTCTATTAGGAGCCATGGACTCACGAAG GGTAGTCGATGTGGTATATACGGCGCTAATAGTCCTGAATGGATTATTACGATGGAG GCTTGCAATGCCCATGGAATCTACTGTGTTCCATTATACGACACTCTTG GAGCTGGTGCGATAGAGTTTATTTTGTGCCACGCGGAAGTTGAGATTGCTTTTGcagaggaaaagaaagtcCAAGAA CTCTTGAAGACATTCCCCAAGTCAACTGAGTTCTTGAAAA CAATTGTGAGTTTTGGGAACGTTACACAGGAACAAAAGGAAGAAGTTTCCAAGTATGGGCTGTCCATATACTCATGGGATGAATTCCTTTCCTTG GCCGGTGACCAAGAATTTGATCTTCCAGTGAAGCAAAAGACAGATATATGTACTATAATGTATACTAGTGGAACTACTGGTGACCCCAAAGGTGTACTGATCTCCAATGCGAGCATTATTAGTCTCATCGCAGGTGTAGACCGTCTGCTTAATTCCGTAAACGAGCGG CTGGAGGAAACCGATGTTTATATGTCTTACCTTCCTCTTGCTCATATCTTTGACCGTGTTGTGGAAGAGCTGTTTATGTTCCATGGTGCATCTATTGGATTCTGGCGTGGG GATGTTAAGTTGCTGGTTGAAGATATTGGGGTACTGAAACCAACTATCTTATGTGCTGTTCCACGTGTTCTTGATCGGATATTTTCTG GGCTTCAAGCTAAAATTTCAGCTGGTGGTTTTATAAAGAGCACAATGTTCAGTCTTGCTTACAAATT CAAGCAGTTTAGAATGATGAGGGGAGCTAAGCACAATGAAGCTGCTGCAATATGTGACAAAGTGGTTTTCAGTAAG GTGAAAGAAGGTCTTGGAGGAAATGTTCGTGTCATTCTATCTGGAGCTGCCCCACTTGCCACTCATGTCGAAGAATACCTGCGAGTGGTGACATGTGCACATGTCTTACAAGGATATG GTCTCACGGAAACTTGTGCTGGATCATTTGTGTCACTACCAAATCAGATGTCCATGATTGGAACTGTTGGTCCTCCAGTGCCAAATATCGATGCCCGTCTAGAATCTGTCCCTGAAATGAATTATGATGCACTCGCAAGCACTCCTCGTGGAGAAATCTGCATCAAGGGAGAAACATTATTCTCAGGGTACTACAGGCGTGAAGACCTTACGCAGGAGGTCTTGGTTGATGGATGGTTCCATACTG GAGACATTGGTGAGTGGCAACCTGATGGAAGTATGAAAATCATAGACCGCAAAAAGAATATCTTCAAGCTTTCACAAGGAGAATATGTGGCAGTTGAAAATTTAGAGAACATCTATGGCGTTGTTTCTGCTATTGACTCG ATATGGGTATATGGGAATAGTTTTGAGTCATTCCTTGTTGCTGTGGTCAATCCTAACAAGGAAGCTCTTGAGAGCTGGGCTGAGGGAAATGGAATCAGTGGTGATTTTGAGGCACTGTGTGAAAATccaaaagcaaaagaataCATTCTAGGAGAACTTTCGAAAAcaggaaaagagaagaag CTCAAAGGTTTTGAATTCATAAGAGCTGTACATCTCGATCCCGTGCCGTTTGACATGGAACGTGACTTGATCACTCCAACATACAAAAGGAAGCGGCCGCAGTTGCTCAAGTACTACCAG GGCATAATTGACAACATGTACAAAAGCGCTAAATAA